One stretch of Nicotiana tabacum cultivar K326 chromosome 18, ASM71507v2, whole genome shotgun sequence DNA includes these proteins:
- the LOC107817401 gene encoding uncharacterized protein LOC107817401 isoform X2, translated as MLRSILRTAATAAKSHPTTSDILIPAAIAAPSKLSSFRTFAKGPHPNKPNFRPDMKPDNAATGAKGAESLNKDLRARALKEDEKDESLNIGPNGRPLFTSAASISQLTKKDTCTYLKFRREELESVLPEGLSNGMLKEFGDSMRDALLIRQSFLDLRDNFRSIVDPTMQSNAKGHKARKQVVLDGPVSCGKSIALAMLVHWARDEGWLVLYVPKGREWTHGGFFYKNPKTGLWDTPVQAANILQDFLKYNKDHLQKLPCKIFEPIPLGEGAGVGWMKGADVVQIPEDYTLLDLVQVGLSSTHAAVGVVVRLREELSLVKDVPVLIAVDQVNAFRSMIHDNMMVGAFSHSTAVGKLRKDLPGVPADARINFPRYSVDEAAVVCHYYLRQRLIQREAFTEENWKKIYYLSHGNGAEMRWLVPFMR; from the exons ATGCTCCGATCAATTCTCCGAACAGCCGCTACGGCGGCGAAATCCCACCCCACCACCTCCGACATCCTCATACCCGCTGCAATCGCAGCACCTTCCAAACTCTCTTCTTTTAGAACCTTCGCAAAAGGCCCACACCCGAACAAACCCAATTTTAGACCCGACATGAAACCCGACAATGCCGCTACCGGAGCCAAAGGCGCTGAATCGCTCAATAAGGATCTTCGTGCACGCGCTCTCAAAGAAGACGAGAAGGATGAATCCCTTAATATCGGTCCAAATGGTCGTCCCTTATTCACTTCCGCAGCTTCTATTTCACAACTCACCAAAAAAGACACGTGTACTTACCTGAAATTCAG GCGGGAGGAACTGGAAAGTGTTTTGCCAGAAGGATTATCAAATGGGATGTTGAAGGAATTTGGTGACTCAATGAGAGATGCATTGCTAATACGGCAGAGTTTTCTGGATCTTCGAGATAATTTTAGAAGTATTGTTGATCCTACAATGCAGTCTAATGCTAAAG GTCACAAAGCTCGAAAGCAAGTTGTACTAGATGGGCCTGTAAGTTGTGGAAAGAGCATTGCCCTTGCAATGCTTGTTCATTGGGCGCGTGATGAAGGTTGGCTAGTTCTTTACGTTCCAAAAGGCCGAGAATGGACTCATGGAGGCTTTTTCTATAAAAATCCTAAAACAGGATTATGGGATACTCCTGTGCAAGCAGCAAATATTCTCCAG GATTTTTTGAAGTATAATAAGGATCACCTCCAAAAGTTGCCCTGCAAGATTTTTGAACCTATTCCATTGGGAGAGGGAGCTGGTGTTGGATGGATGAAGGGTGCTGATGTGGTACAAATACCAGAAGATTATACTCTGCTTGACCTGGTTCAGGTCGGACTTAGTTCCACGCACGCCGCTGTTGGGGTGGTAGTTCGTTTAAGGGAAGAATTATCACTTGTGAAGGACGTGCCTGTTCTTATTGCAGTTGATCAA GTGAATGCATTTAGATCTATGATTCACGACAATATGATGGTGGGTGCTTTCTCACATTCAACTGCTGTAGGGAAGCTGCGTAAAGACTTACCAGGTGTTCCTGCAGATGCTCGCATCAACTTCCCACGATATAGTGTGGATGAAGCTGCGGTCGTTTGTCATTACTACCTTAG ACAAAGACTCATCCAACGTGAGGCATTTACAGAAGAAAACTGGAAGAAAATCTATTATCTGTCACATGGAAATGGCGCAGAAATGAGATGGCTGGTTCCTTTCATGCGATGA
- the LOC107817401 gene encoding uncharacterized protein LOC107817401 isoform X1, with protein sequence MLRSILRTAATAAKSHPTTSDILIPAAIAAPSKLSSFRTFAKGPHPNKPNFRPDMKPDNAATGAKGAESLNKDLRARALKEDEKDESLNIGPNGRPLFTSAASISQLTKKDTCTYLKFRREELESVLPEGLSNGMLKEFGDSMRDALLIRQSFLDLRDNFRSIVDPTMQSNAKGHKARKQVVLDGPVSCGKSIALAMLVHWARDEGWLVLYVPKGREWTHGGFFYKNPKTGLWDTPVQAANILQDFLKYNKDHLQKLPCKIFEPIPLGEGAGVGWMKGADVVQIPEDYTLLDLVQVGLSSTHAAVGVVVRLREELSLVKDVPVLIAVDQYNSWFTFSEYEEPVTVRSCRPIHAKELATVNAFRSMIHDNMMVGAFSHSTAVGKLRKDLPGVPADARINFPRYSVDEAAVVCHYYLRQRLIQREAFTEENWKKIYYLSHGNGAEMRWLVPFMR encoded by the exons ATGCTCCGATCAATTCTCCGAACAGCCGCTACGGCGGCGAAATCCCACCCCACCACCTCCGACATCCTCATACCCGCTGCAATCGCAGCACCTTCCAAACTCTCTTCTTTTAGAACCTTCGCAAAAGGCCCACACCCGAACAAACCCAATTTTAGACCCGACATGAAACCCGACAATGCCGCTACCGGAGCCAAAGGCGCTGAATCGCTCAATAAGGATCTTCGTGCACGCGCTCTCAAAGAAGACGAGAAGGATGAATCCCTTAATATCGGTCCAAATGGTCGTCCCTTATTCACTTCCGCAGCTTCTATTTCACAACTCACCAAAAAAGACACGTGTACTTACCTGAAATTCAG GCGGGAGGAACTGGAAAGTGTTTTGCCAGAAGGATTATCAAATGGGATGTTGAAGGAATTTGGTGACTCAATGAGAGATGCATTGCTAATACGGCAGAGTTTTCTGGATCTTCGAGATAATTTTAGAAGTATTGTTGATCCTACAATGCAGTCTAATGCTAAAG GTCACAAAGCTCGAAAGCAAGTTGTACTAGATGGGCCTGTAAGTTGTGGAAAGAGCATTGCCCTTGCAATGCTTGTTCATTGGGCGCGTGATGAAGGTTGGCTAGTTCTTTACGTTCCAAAAGGCCGAGAATGGACTCATGGAGGCTTTTTCTATAAAAATCCTAAAACAGGATTATGGGATACTCCTGTGCAAGCAGCAAATATTCTCCAG GATTTTTTGAAGTATAATAAGGATCACCTCCAAAAGTTGCCCTGCAAGATTTTTGAACCTATTCCATTGGGAGAGGGAGCTGGTGTTGGATGGATGAAGGGTGCTGATGTGGTACAAATACCAGAAGATTATACTCTGCTTGACCTGGTTCAGGTCGGACTTAGTTCCACGCACGCCGCTGTTGGGGTGGTAGTTCGTTTAAGGGAAGAATTATCACTTGTGAAGGACGTGCCTGTTCTTATTGCAGTTGATCAA TACAACAGTTGGTTCACGTTCAGCGAGTATGAGGAGCCAGTAACTGTTCGGTCTTGCCGACCTATTCATGCTAAGGAACTTGCAACT GTGAATGCATTTAGATCTATGATTCACGACAATATGATGGTGGGTGCTTTCTCACATTCAACTGCTGTAGGGAAGCTGCGTAAAGACTTACCAGGTGTTCCTGCAGATGCTCGCATCAACTTCCCACGATATAGTGTGGATGAAGCTGCGGTCGTTTGTCATTACTACCTTAG ACAAAGACTCATCCAACGTGAGGCATTTACAGAAGAAAACTGGAAGAAAATCTATTATCTGTCACATGGAAATGGCGCAGAAATGAGATGGCTGGTTCCTTTCATGCGATGA